A part of Acidimicrobiales bacterium genomic DNA contains:
- the ahcY gene encoding adenosylhomocysteinase, translating to MPLNPDDFKVADLSLAGFGRKEIQLAEHEMPGLMTTRAEFADAQPLAGARIMGSLHMTIQTAVLVETLVALGADVRWVSCNIFSTQDHAAAATVVGPDGTADNPRGVPVYAWKGETLEEYWWCTDQALRWPDGGGPNMILDDGGDATLLVHKGKEYEAAGSVPEPTEDDSEEWTLVLGLLKDSVAKEPQRWTQVAAGIKGVTEETTTGVHRLYQMFEKGELAFPAINVNDSVTKSKFDNLYGCRHSLIDGLNRATDVMIGGKVAFVAGYGDVGKGCAQSLQGQGARVIVAEVDPICALQAAMEGFQVARLEDVLDTADIFITTTGNKGIITAEHMARMKHQAIVANIGHFDNEIDMAGLARMSDVQRTEIKPQVDEFTFPDGHSIIMLAEGRLMNLGCATGHPSFVMSNSFTNQTIAQIELFTKTDEYPIGVYTLPKVLDEKVARLHLDALGVKLTKLTQEQADDLGVPVDGPYKSDHYRY from the coding sequence ATGCCCCTCAACCCCGACGACTTCAAGGTCGCCGACCTCTCCCTGGCCGGCTTCGGCCGCAAGGAGATCCAGCTGGCCGAGCACGAGATGCCCGGCCTCATGACCACCCGGGCCGAGTTCGCCGACGCGCAGCCGCTGGCCGGGGCCCGCATCATGGGCTCGCTGCACATGACCATCCAGACCGCGGTGCTCGTCGAGACGCTCGTCGCCCTGGGGGCGGACGTGCGCTGGGTCAGCTGCAACATCTTCTCCACCCAGGACCACGCCGCGGCGGCCACCGTGGTCGGCCCCGACGGCACCGCCGACAACCCCCGCGGCGTCCCCGTCTACGCCTGGAAGGGCGAGACGCTGGAGGAGTACTGGTGGTGCACCGACCAGGCCCTGCGGTGGCCCGACGGCGGCGGGCCCAACATGATCCTGGACGACGGCGGCGACGCCACCCTGCTGGTCCACAAGGGCAAGGAGTACGAGGCGGCCGGCTCGGTGCCCGAGCCCACCGAGGACGACTCCGAGGAGTGGACCCTGGTCCTGGGCCTGCTGAAGGACAGCGTGGCCAAGGAGCCCCAGCGCTGGACCCAGGTGGCGGCCGGCATCAAGGGCGTGACCGAGGAGACCACCACCGGCGTTCACCGGCTCTACCAGATGTTCGAGAAGGGCGAGCTGGCCTTCCCGGCCATCAACGTCAACGACTCGGTGACCAAGAGCAAGTTCGACAACCTCTACGGCTGCCGCCACAGCCTGATCGACGGCCTCAACCGGGCCACCGACGTGATGATCGGCGGCAAGGTGGCCTTCGTCGCCGGCTACGGCGACGTGGGCAAGGGCTGCGCCCAGTCGCTGCAGGGCCAGGGGGCCCGGGTGATCGTGGCCGAGGTCGACCCCATCTGCGCCCTCCAGGCGGCCATGGAGGGCTTCCAGGTGGCCCGGCTGGAGGACGTGCTCGACACCGCCGACATCTTCATCACCACCACCGGCAACAAGGGCATCATCACCGCCGAGCACATGGCCCGGATGAAGCACCAGGCCATCGTGGCCAACATCGGCCACTTCGACAACGAGATCGACATGGCCGGCCTGGCCCGCATGAGCGACGTGCAGCGCACCGAGATCAAGCCCCAGGTCGACGAGTTCACCTTCCCCGACGGCCACTCGATCATCATGCTGGCCGAGGGTCGCCTCATGAACCTGGGCTGCGCCACCGGCCACCCCAGCTTCGTGATGAGCAACTCCTTCACCAACCAGACGATCGCCCAGATCGAGCTGTTCACCAAGACCGACGAGTACCCGATCGGCGTCTACACGCTGCCCAAGGTGCTCGACGAGAAGGTGGCCCGGCTCCACCTCGACGCCCTCGGCGTCAAGCTCACCAAGCTCACCCAGGAGCAGGCCGACGACCTCGGCGTCCCCGTCGACGGCCCCTACAAGTCCGACCACTATCGCTACTGA